One Niallia circulans DNA segment encodes these proteins:
- a CDS encoding flavin-containing monooxygenase, giving the protein MLYDTIIIGAGQAGLSVGYYLKKTNKKFVILDKGSKIGESWRDRYDSLTLFTPRMYCSLPEMEMEGEIHGFPNKDEIAAYLNSYANKYELPIKLNKEIIHVTKEDGLFIVKTRLEEFTAKNLVIATGPFQSPHIPSLAKCLSPNIYQIHSSEYKNPQQLTNGNVLVVGAGNSGAQIAVELSKERDVYLAHSNKLIFLPLIIGKRSIFWWFDKLGILRANNTSFLGKLIQSKGDPIFGLELKEAIKKRQITAKAKVISTNQDRIIFEDSSSIEVNNIIWATGFRISLPWLQFDYLYDNEGKIVHERGITSEKGLYFIGLPWQFRRGSALLQGVGYDAQYIIKHIMKNS; this is encoded by the coding sequence ATGTTATATGACACTATTATTATCGGTGCTGGTCAAGCTGGGCTTTCCGTTGGCTATTACTTAAAAAAAACTAATAAAAAATTTGTTATTCTAGATAAAGGGTCCAAAATAGGGGAGAGTTGGAGGGATAGATACGATTCCTTAACTTTATTTACGCCTAGAATGTATTGTTCTTTACCTGAAATGGAAATGGAGGGGGAAATTCATGGATTTCCTAATAAAGATGAAATTGCAGCATATTTAAATAGTTATGCGAACAAATATGAACTTCCGATAAAACTTAACAAGGAGATAATACATGTAACGAAAGAGGATGGATTATTTATTGTAAAAACCCGTCTGGAGGAATTTACTGCAAAAAATCTTGTGATAGCAACTGGACCATTTCAGTCACCTCATATACCCTCACTAGCGAAATGCTTATCACCAAACATTTATCAAATACACTCATCGGAATATAAGAATCCACAGCAACTTACTAACGGAAATGTATTAGTTGTAGGTGCTGGGAATAGTGGAGCACAAATAGCCGTTGAGCTTTCAAAGGAAAGAGATGTGTATTTGGCGCATAGTAACAAACTAATTTTTTTACCCCTGATTATCGGAAAAAGGAGTATTTTTTGGTGGTTTGATAAATTAGGGATATTAAGAGCTAATAATACCTCCTTTTTAGGTAAATTAATTCAGAGTAAAGGAGATCCTATCTTTGGATTGGAACTAAAAGAGGCCATTAAGAAGAGGCAGATAACCGCAAAAGCAAAAGTGATTAGTACGAATCAAGATAGGATTATATTTGAAGATTCATCCTCGATAGAAGTTAACAATATTATATGGGCTACTGGTTTCAGGATATCACTACCTTGGTTACAGTTTGATTATTTATATGATAACGAAGGAAAGATAGTACATGAACGAGGGATTACAAGCGAAAAAGGATTATATTTTATTGGTTTACCATGGCAGTTTCGACGTGGATCAGCACTACTTCAAGGTGTAGGCTATGATGCACAGTATATTATCAAACATATAATGAAAAACAGCTAG
- a CDS encoding SDR family NAD(P)-dependent oxidoreductase, with translation MKTLLIIGGTSGIGEGLAKYYLAAGDRVIIVSRNKGDLPNAIYLQADLSLASENYRIIEIIQSTYGAIDGLILCAVLQTARNDVLITQEDLEFTFALQYLSRYILSNRLAFNDGSFILNVATPGIYSTVHFEDLEYRRKFNSVKANAHANRLNDLLAAGFKRKGIRYILYNPMAVRTAGAKSVFANPLMRIFLRVVHTLVGHEVDEIVKSIIDVIEKSKSQSFSAYKLSKSVDLSMKTFDAQKSKQLEEITKKILLNV, from the coding sequence ATGAAAACATTATTAATTATAGGAGGCACTAGTGGTATTGGCGAAGGACTAGCGAAGTATTATTTAGCTGCTGGGGATAGAGTCATTATCGTAAGTAGAAATAAAGGCGATTTGCCTAATGCTATTTATCTTCAAGCAGATCTGAGCCTTGCTTCAGAAAACTACCGTATCATCGAGATTATCCAAAGCACCTATGGTGCAATCGATGGATTGATTCTTTGTGCTGTCCTACAAACAGCTCGTAATGACGTTTTAATCACACAAGAAGATTTAGAATTTACTTTTGCATTGCAGTATTTAAGTAGGTACATCCTTTCAAATCGGTTAGCATTTAATGATGGCTCTTTTATCTTAAATGTCGCTACCCCAGGCATCTACAGCACTGTCCACTTTGAAGATTTAGAATATAGACGTAAGTTTAACAGTGTGAAAGCTAACGCTCATGCCAACCGGCTAAACGACTTGTTGGCTGCGGGGTTCAAACGTAAGGGCATTCGTTACATACTATATAATCCAATGGCTGTAAGAACTGCTGGAGCTAAATCTGTCTTTGCGAATCCATTAATGAGGATATTCTTGAGAGTAGTTCACACTCTAGTAGGACATGAGGTTGATGAAATCGTAAAAAGTATTATTGACGTTATAGAGAAATCAAAATCGCAAAGTTTCTCAGCTTATAAACTTTCAAAATCTGTTGATTTATCCATGAAAACATTTGATGCACAAAAATCTAAACAGTTAGAAGAAATCACCAAAAAGATACTTTTAAATGTGTAG
- a CDS encoding alpha/beta fold hydrolase encodes MKRILLIGGTGFIGKQLVQQIATEQVEIFLLVRSKSKAIKLFEESGYLHRNLLQLVEGDLTKEGLGLGEEDLQQVKQSDVIIHAGGPMNISISEKQATSAFLNGAKYVSEIAESIHVTKGLEHFIHVVGYMSPFNDDNSDIDINVFQDAYELEIKNHYERTKFLADLYMRQQAKKVGYPISVINPPTVVGPSQTGSTEQVDGLGLLVKSMRKGLMPVVPGGGNYRIPLIANDALAKFIVRILNQKQPKSHTYTLVPDRQMDLNVSELLRIMAESLNVKAPTKAIPIQIMRLLLNSGGSKITGIPADSLNFLTNKDFSNAKVKKVMGSDWFRTTSVKNFLPVVIADIDYRITYPHQQIDSRFNRVLIGNVVVYQTSGEGKPFILFHGLLSDGEDLFPLGIQLHEKTGRPVWIVDLPGLGRSPFQKGKSMMTALLQTVKNLLSQVVEGAHFIGHSFGALVLIAAHKDNYFRPEDTVTLLQPPLMKKVTTEFPILIKKWALKTASYSRLEKYCLETGLFSIAEQIPVHYIAKVKRSFTSPRILNTTVLLDEWSSRKEETEMNVRANSNIEIIWGDQDRAYQIPIKLGEVTMLPYGHHFPLSHPNETAHVILGNMKI; translated from the coding sequence ATGAAAAGAATTTTATTAATAGGTGGAACTGGTTTTATTGGTAAGCAATTAGTGCAACAAATAGCAACGGAGCAGGTCGAAATTTTCCTGTTGGTAAGGTCTAAAAGTAAAGCAATCAAGTTGTTTGAAGAAAGCGGGTATCTACACAGAAATCTATTGCAACTTGTAGAAGGTGATTTAACTAAGGAAGGGTTAGGATTAGGAGAAGAGGACTTGCAACAAGTAAAGCAGAGTGATGTAATCATTCATGCAGGTGGACCTATGAATATTAGTATCTCTGAAAAACAAGCGACGTCAGCGTTTTTAAACGGTGCAAAATATGTGAGTGAAATTGCTGAAAGCATACATGTAACAAAAGGTTTAGAACATTTTATCCATGTAGTAGGGTATATGAGTCCATTTAATGATGACAACAGCGATATAGATATTAATGTATTTCAAGATGCATACGAATTAGAAATAAAAAATCATTACGAACGTACAAAATTTTTAGCTGATCTCTATATGCGGCAACAGGCAAAAAAAGTAGGTTATCCTATTTCGGTAATTAATCCCCCTACAGTTGTTGGTCCTAGTCAGACTGGGAGTACAGAACAGGTGGATGGATTAGGGTTGCTGGTAAAAAGTATGCGTAAAGGTCTTATGCCTGTTGTTCCTGGTGGGGGGAATTATCGAATTCCACTGATTGCAAATGATGCTTTAGCAAAATTTATTGTCCGAATTTTAAATCAAAAGCAGCCGAAGAGCCATACATATACACTCGTCCCAGACCGTCAAATGGATCTAAATGTATCTGAATTACTTCGTATCATGGCGGAAAGTTTGAATGTAAAGGCACCCACTAAGGCTATTCCAATACAGATCATGAGATTATTACTGAATAGCGGCGGAAGTAAAATAACTGGAATTCCAGCAGATAGTTTAAACTTTTTAACGAATAAAGACTTCTCAAATGCCAAGGTAAAAAAAGTAATGGGATCAGATTGGTTCCGGACGACGAGTGTAAAGAACTTTTTACCGGTTGTAATCGCAGATATAGATTATCGTATAACGTATCCTCATCAGCAAATAGATTCCAGATTTAATAGAGTACTTATCGGTAATGTCGTTGTTTATCAAACAAGCGGAGAAGGAAAGCCATTTATCTTGTTCCATGGTTTATTAAGTGATGGAGAAGATTTATTTCCTCTAGGGATTCAGTTACATGAAAAAACAGGTCGACCTGTGTGGATTGTTGATTTGCCTGGATTGGGACGTTCACCTTTTCAAAAGGGGAAATCTATGATGACTGCTTTGCTTCAAACAGTTAAAAATTTATTGTCACAGGTTGTGGAAGGTGCTCACTTTATTGGTCATTCATTTGGTGCACTTGTGTTAATAGCTGCACACAAAGATAATTATTTTCGTCCAGAGGATACTGTCACACTACTTCAACCGCCTCTGATGAAGAAGGTTACGACAGAATTTCCAATCCTTATAAAAAAGTGGGCTTTAAAGACAGCAAGTTATAGTCGGTTAGAAAAGTATTGCTTGGAAACAGGATTGTTCTCCATCGCTGAGCAAATTCCTGTGCACTATATTGCAAAAGTTAAACGTAGCTTTACCTCCCCGAGAATTTTAAATACGACCGTTTTATTGGACGAATGGTCATCGAGAAAGGAAGAAACGGAGATGAACGTTCGTGCAAACAGTAATATTGAAATTATTTGGGGTGATCAGGATAGGGCTTACCAGATCCCTATCAAGCTGGGGGAAGTCACGATGCTTCCATATGGGCATCATTTTCCACTAAGTCACCCAAATGAAACAGCACATGTCATCTTGGGAAATATGAAAATTTGA
- a CDS encoding Ger(x)C family spore germination protein yields the protein MKWLNWLMLLCFIPILSGCWDRNELSKTSIVTGMAVDKGESFKYKLTIETTEAREMTALTATGQAPSTVASLEGNSVAELVSKFNIVNATIPIYSHMRVLVISEKLAKEGMLDFMDFFDRNRQIRDDFMIVIAREGNAEDILKVNNMYKKSASLKLFTQLTTMQKDWGGAPDIKLNDYTRIYNSEGQAPVLPAVQLIGDPKKGGNIENLKSEDPEAQVKVNSLGAFKSGKLVGYASLAEVRDLLFVQDNIKTTAITANCEEGGKKFEYRVIHSSTKIKAKEVNGIPHFYIKIKTEGILDGTTCPNKLGNASAFEKLEASINKEMESEIKDFIIKTKEQFNADIFGFGGLLREQDYKNFKKYKDTWDDGYAKAQMHISFNSEIKRSGLRKERFITN from the coding sequence ATGAAGTGGTTAAACTGGTTAATGCTGTTATGTTTTATCCCTATTTTATCAGGTTGTTGGGATAGAAACGAGTTATCAAAAACTTCGATTGTTACAGGGATGGCAGTAGATAAAGGAGAATCATTTAAATATAAACTAACTATTGAAACTACTGAGGCCAGAGAGATGACAGCTCTAACAGCAACTGGCCAAGCCCCATCAACTGTGGCTTCTTTAGAAGGTAATTCGGTTGCAGAACTTGTTTCTAAATTTAATATCGTAAATGCAACAATTCCAATATATTCTCATATGAGAGTTTTAGTTATTAGTGAAAAACTAGCCAAAGAAGGTATGTTGGATTTTATGGATTTTTTCGATCGAAATCGCCAAATTAGAGATGACTTTATGATTGTTATCGCAAGAGAAGGAAATGCCGAAGATATATTAAAAGTAAATAATATGTACAAAAAAAGTGCTTCTCTTAAATTATTTACGCAATTAACTACTATGCAAAAGGACTGGGGAGGAGCACCTGATATTAAGTTGAATGATTATACTCGTATCTATAATTCAGAAGGACAGGCTCCAGTACTACCAGCAGTCCAATTAATTGGAGATCCAAAAAAAGGAGGGAATATCGAAAATTTAAAAAGTGAAGATCCAGAAGCTCAAGTAAAAGTAAACTCATTAGGAGCATTTAAAAGCGGGAAATTGGTAGGATATGCATCGCTAGCTGAAGTAAGGGATTTACTCTTCGTCCAAGATAATATAAAAACTACAGCCATTACAGCTAATTGTGAAGAAGGAGGAAAAAAGTTTGAATATCGTGTTATACATTCAAGTACGAAGATAAAGGCAAAAGAGGTGAATGGTATCCCTCACTTTTACATAAAGATTAAGACAGAAGGCATATTGGATGGTACAACTTGTCCCAATAAGTTAGGAAATGCAAGTGCTTTTGAGAAACTAGAAGCATCTATAAACAAAGAAATGGAAAGCGAGATAAAAGACTTCATAATAAAAACAAAAGAACAATTTAATGCAGATATTTTTGGGTTTGGTGGTCTCTTAAGAGAACAGGATTATAAAAACTTCAAGAAATATAAAGATACATGGGATGATGGATATGCTAAAGCACAGATGCATATTTCTTTCAATTCGGAAATTAAAAGAAGTGGATTAAGAAAAGAACGTTTTATTACGAATTAG
- a CDS encoding DUF4304 domain-containing protein, producing the protein MIMQVVFKQLIKDEIAPLFKENGFKKKGNNFAKTFSDFAWTVNIQSSKWNTKEEVEFTINTGIFTDKIFGIGFREEPPKFPTEINSVLRHRISKLKNEQDYWYKINLSSDLEKIKQEVSIDIESLVFPYFEKFQTIEDVMQEMKREESQDSYGSDLELTILYQVYGYNKEAQERIIKAYNEASYKPYIREVADQLNLSIE; encoded by the coding sequence ATGATTATGCAGGTAGTATTTAAACAACTTATAAAAGATGAAATTGCTCCTTTATTTAAGGAAAATGGTTTTAAAAAGAAAGGAAATAATTTTGCAAAGACATTCTCTGACTTTGCATGGACTGTAAATATCCAATCATCGAAGTGGAATACAAAGGAAGAAGTGGAGTTTACTATTAATACTGGTATTTTTACTGATAAAATATTTGGAATAGGTTTTAGAGAGGAACCACCCAAATTTCCAACAGAAATTAATTCGGTTCTTAGACACCGAATTTCTAAACTGAAAAATGAACAGGATTACTGGTATAAAATTAACTTATCAAGTGACTTAGAGAAAATTAAACAGGAAGTAAGCATTGATATAGAAAGTTTGGTTTTTCCATACTTTGAGAAATTCCAAACAATTGAAGACGTCATGCAAGAGATGAAAAGAGAAGAATCACAAGACTCTTATGGTAGCGATCTAGAACTAACTATTTTGTATCAAGTATATGGATATAATAAGGAAGCACAAGAAAGAATTATTAAGGCATACAACGAAGCTAGTTATAAACCATATATTAGAGAAGTGGCTGATCAACTAAATTTATCAATAGAGTGA
- a CDS encoding winged helix-turn-helix transcriptional regulator: protein MNIPNLHELMSLNLNNKEDCNPGINPLNPVFNVLQGKWKNQVLFEIIALKNARFGQLTRAIPKITNTMLSSTLRELEKDGLIIRKQYNEIPPRVEYSITEKGEDLLPVYYEMYKWGIKHQKN from the coding sequence ATGAACATACCAAATTTACATGAATTAATGTCCCTAAATTTAAATAATAAAGAAGACTGTAATCCAGGTATTAATCCGCTTAATCCTGTTTTTAATGTCTTGCAAGGAAAGTGGAAGAATCAAGTACTATTTGAAATTATTGCTTTGAAAAACGCTCGTTTTGGTCAACTTACTCGTGCCATACCAAAAATTACAAATACTATGCTATCCTCGACCTTACGTGAACTAGAAAAGGATGGTTTAATCATAAGGAAACAATATAATGAAATTCCCCCACGTGTTGAATATTCAATTACAGAAAAAGGAGAAGATTTACTTCCAGTTTATTATGAAATGTATAAGTGGGGCATCAAGCATCAAAAAAATTAG
- a CDS encoding DNA/RNA non-specific endonuclease, which yields MKTKINYLILLLTAIIMVGCTNLDDAATTEKDSQEVTTATDSNNQTEEAANTVVDESVAEGKSIESNDKRFAGYEPLEVDGGDLSGNRKSNVVVNIGYGDRDYWAFTNEYGQLVRVIADEIILQDDKTEPVLSSGRYYSDEAKVPGVERADLDEGHIIADSLGGVSNAYNITPQDSTLNRHGDQAYLEDAIRKAGGATNFEANITYQDTKTQIPSSYQYTYTIKGNVITDSFQNVNPDEVNESLGLTGNKDSESDTASSSKNEEDLSSVDTNGNGQVTIAEAKAAGFSMPITSDHWLYKYMRDNDNDGMVGE from the coding sequence ATGAAAACAAAAATAAACTATTTAATTTTACTATTAACGGCCATTATCATGGTTGGTTGTACCAACCTTGATGATGCAGCCACCACAGAAAAAGATTCACAAGAAGTAACTACAGCAACAGATAGTAATAATCAAACTGAAGAAGCTGCCAATACGGTTGTAGATGAATCAGTAGCAGAGGGGAAATCAATTGAATCAAATGATAAGCGGTTTGCCGGATACGAACCTCTAGAAGTAGATGGGGGTGATTTGTCTGGAAATCGTAAATCGAATGTTGTCGTTAACATTGGATACGGGGATCGTGATTATTGGGCATTTACGAATGAATACGGACAATTAGTACGTGTCATTGCAGACGAAATCATTTTACAAGATGACAAAACCGAACCTGTATTATCGTCTGGCCGCTACTATTCGGATGAGGCAAAGGTTCCTGGCGTTGAAAGGGCCGATTTAGATGAAGGACATATCATTGCGGATTCTCTCGGAGGGGTATCGAATGCTTATAATATTACTCCACAAGATAGCACACTCAATCGCCATGGTGACCAAGCCTATTTAGAGGATGCGATTCGCAAGGCAGGTGGAGCCACTAATTTTGAAGCGAATATCACCTATCAGGATACGAAAACGCAGATTCCTTCTAGTTATCAGTATACTTATACAATAAAGGGAAATGTCATTACTGATTCATTTCAAAATGTAAACCCTGACGAAGTAAATGAATCACTTGGATTAACCGGAAATAAGGACTCCGAGTCCGATACAGCCAGTTCTTCCAAAAATGAAGAGGATCTTTCTAGTGTTGATACAAACGGTAATGGACAAGTGACAATCGCAGAAGCAAAAGCAGCAGGTTTCAGTATGCCGATAACTAGTGATCACTGGTTGTACAAATATATGAGAGATAATGATAACGATGGTATGGTAGGAGAGTAA
- a CDS encoding DinB family protein, protein MEKTEYEWVKQTRQILLDQCKELNEYDFTKEFGFGFQSIKDSLVHVAGCYHAWLGSFILSKTTSPLLTKEVINEMQIGDIQLYFQQADKYVDIVFDQFTDKFDDIIEKEPSWKIGIGAIRKTPHQLLTHSITHEFHHKGQIVAMLRILGYIPNNTDILGLDERELLNNKK, encoded by the coding sequence ATGGAAAAAACAGAATATGAATGGGTAAAACAAACAAGACAGATTTTATTAGACCAGTGTAAAGAACTGAACGAATATGATTTTACAAAAGAATTTGGCTTTGGTTTTCAAAGTATAAAAGATTCTTTAGTACATGTGGCAGGTTGCTATCATGCTTGGCTGGGTTCTTTTATACTTTCAAAGACAACTTCACCCCTACTAACAAAGGAAGTAATCAATGAGATGCAGATAGGAGATATTCAACTTTATTTTCAACAAGCGGACAAATATGTAGATATTGTATTTGATCAATTTACCGATAAATTTGATGATATTATCGAAAAAGAACCTTCTTGGAAGATAGGCATTGGAGCTATAAGGAAAACACCACACCAATTATTAACTCATTCTATTACACATGAATTTCATCATAAAGGGCAAATTGTAGCAATGCTGCGAATACTTGGTTACATACCTAATAATACAGACATATTGGGATTAGATGAGAGGGAGTTGTTAAATAATAAAAAATGA
- a CDS encoding DUF3841 domain-containing protein → MKVYTVQELETYYRMREQGYLIGDEKFVCEDFKKPYQWMMKQMEKKIEGYNGKDYPIWVWKRNVNRNEHDLLSKGTKGVILTLEIPEDRILWSDFDQWHFVLNNAPLLESEDEWERYIEDEESYPTEETWEKIFDLNLLRRNGKLNEEWIQGVTPKITMSMVKKVTRFIAKSSKHY, encoded by the coding sequence ATGAAAGTTTATACAGTTCAAGAGTTAGAAACATATTACCGTATGAGGGAACAAGGATATTTAATCGGTGATGAGAAGTTCGTTTGTGAAGACTTTAAAAAACCTTATCAATGGATGATGAAGCAAATGGAAAAGAAGATTGAAGGATACAACGGTAAGGATTACCCTATTTGGGTTTGGAAGAGAAATGTTAATAGAAATGAACATGATTTGCTTAGTAAAGGGACAAAAGGAGTAATACTTACTTTAGAGATACCTGAAGATAGAATTTTATGGTCTGACTTTGATCAATGGCATTTTGTACTGAATAATGCCCCACTTCTAGAGTCAGAGGATGAATGGGAAAGATATATAGAGGATGAGGAGAGCTATCCTACTGAAGAAACGTGGGAAAAGATTTTTGACTTAAATCTATTGAGAAGGAATGGTAAATTAAATGAAGAGTGGATTCAAGGTGTTACACCAAAGATTACTATGAGTATGGTCAAAAAAGTAACAAGATTTATTGCTAAAAGTAGTAAACATTATTAA
- a CDS encoding DUF3953 domain-containing protein, whose protein sequence is MFRLLKIILGFLAAILALFGTITDSTLIFSFMYFFLGLLLLVIGFSELKKIDNIAPILMLLLAGFFILGSFYIMFFET, encoded by the coding sequence TTGTTTAGACTATTAAAAATTATTCTTGGTTTTCTTGCAGCTATACTAGCTCTGTTTGGAACTATAACAGATAGTACACTCATATTTTCTTTTATGTATTTTTTTCTGGGTTTACTATTATTAGTTATTGGGTTTTCAGAACTAAAGAAAATAGATAATATTGCCCCAATTTTAATGTTACTTCTAGCTGGATTCTTTATTTTGGGGTCTTTTTATATTATGTTTTTTGAAACATAA
- a CDS encoding DUF4240 domain-containing protein produces the protein MMDENIKKHKEVKLMNDSDFWTLVSLINGTKQIKEGIQLLITELAKLKVKEIKLFEETLSFKLYLLDTKDHACYFGDHSFREEKPNTFSVDLFLYARCAAVSRGEKIYNEILDNPKLMPKNEFLEELLDVTSAAYEEKKGKEFIINATYDYETFSNKNGWS, from the coding sequence ATGATGGATGAAAATATTAAAAAACATAAAGAAGTGAAGCTTATGAATGATTCGGATTTTTGGACACTTGTGTCTTTGATTAATGGTACAAAGCAGATAAAGGAAGGAATCCAACTCCTAATAACAGAATTGGCAAAACTTAAGGTGAAAGAAATCAAATTATTCGAAGAAACACTATCTTTTAAATTATATCTTCTTGATACAAAAGACCATGCATGTTATTTTGGTGACCATTCCTTTCGGGAAGAGAAACCAAATACTTTCTCCGTAGATTTATTCCTTTATGCGAGGTGCGCTGCTGTTAGCAGAGGAGAAAAAATATATAATGAAATATTAGATAATCCTAAATTAATGCCGAAGAATGAGTTTCTTGAAGAGCTATTAGATGTAACAAGTGCAGCATATGAAGAAAAGAAAGGTAAGGAATTTATTATTAATGCTACTTATGACTATGAAACCTTCTCTAATAAAAATGGGTGGTCTTAA
- a CDS encoding SMI1/KNR4 family protein — protein sequence MKKVINMVNQSSKVAGVSLLELKKAEKEIGAMFPEEYKEFFLETNGAKFGDWTLFPIQTKDQSVLPIDIVKHNRENRPTNMPSDIVCIGENINGDKLCYRIRKRFMQELIFIWSDKTGLSDCKASTLTEFIDWYVPKVSNKPKTVGTFTVESGKLIVTDPCYLEDEEDLQIILSNVKNGKWTASINYNDEEVVESLLVFYGEKISSGKWHECDKPIGVDSAQAGIFDLAVFGNDDAINYEVKNINDIEIDEVGLKYYVACCDMVASDAQGGVVPSGAVSMSGYGDGMYEVKVKYNLSKEVVGVKIEFGDNEG from the coding sequence ATGAAGAAAGTAATAAACATGGTTAATCAAAGTTCGAAAGTGGCAGGTGTGTCGTTACTTGAATTGAAAAAAGCAGAAAAAGAAATTGGTGCTATGTTTCCAGAGGAATACAAAGAATTCTTTTTAGAAACAAATGGCGCAAAATTTGGTGATTGGACTTTGTTCCCTATCCAAACTAAGGATCAATCAGTACTACCAATTGATATTGTAAAACATAATCGAGAGAACAGACCGACAAATATGCCAAGTGATATAGTTTGTATAGGGGAAAATATCAATGGTGATAAACTTTGCTACCGTATTAGAAAGAGATTTATGCAGGAACTAATCTTTATTTGGAGTGATAAAACTGGATTAAGTGATTGTAAAGCATCAACTTTAACCGAATTTATTGATTGGTATGTACCGAAAGTAAGTAATAAGCCTAAAACAGTTGGTACTTTTACAGTAGAAAGTGGAAAGTTAATTGTAACCGATCCCTGTTATCTGGAGGATGAAGAAGACCTTCAAATCATACTTTCTAATGTGAAAAATGGGAAATGGACAGCAAGTATTAATTACAATGATGAAGAAGTCGTTGAAAGCCTCCTTGTATTTTATGGAGAAAAGATATCAAGTGGAAAATGGCATGAATGTGATAAACCAATTGGTGTTGACTCGGCACAAGCTGGAATATTTGATCTTGCAGTATTCGGTAACGATGATGCCATCAATTATGAAGTGAAAAATATTAATGACATAGAGATAGACGAAGTTGGATTAAAATATTATGTTGCATGTTGTGATATGGTTGCTTCTGATGCACAAGGAGGAGTTGTTCCTAGTGGTGCGGTTTCAATGTCTGGATATGGTGACGGAATGTACGAGGTGAAAGTAAAATATAACCTTTCTAAAGAGGTTGTTGGTGTGAAGATTGAATTTGGAGATAATGAGGGTTAA
- a CDS encoding TetR/AcrR family transcriptional regulator — protein sequence MNRKHVIEVAAILFLEKGFAYTSMDELVRVSKVSKSNVYYHFSNKEELLEAVVDYWIAKYHFAIEEVINQQQLSVEQRVTMFLMQLAQGVQVREFKGSCPFITLAIQSPAQATQLKERIGLFFAELQSKVSLLIAQGIERGEFRKAIQPEEIASLFITNLEGALFIAETQKDATIITKTAQQFMKLLH from the coding sequence ATGAATCGAAAGCATGTCATTGAAGTAGCAGCGATTTTATTTTTAGAAAAGGGATTTGCATACACAAGCATGGATGAATTGGTTCGAGTCAGTAAAGTGTCCAAGTCAAATGTGTATTATCATTTCTCGAACAAAGAAGAGTTATTAGAAGCTGTGGTTGATTATTGGATTGCTAAGTACCATTTTGCAATAGAAGAGGTGATAAACCAGCAACAACTTTCGGTCGAGCAACGAGTGACCATGTTTTTAATGCAATTAGCACAAGGTGTGCAAGTGAGGGAGTTTAAAGGAAGTTGTCCATTTATTACACTGGCAATTCAAAGCCCGGCACAAGCTACCCAACTGAAAGAAAGAATTGGCTTGTTTTTTGCCGAATTGCAATCAAAGGTCAGTTTGCTTATTGCTCAAGGAATCGAAAGAGGGGAATTTCGAAAGGCAATCCAGCCGGAAGAAATAGCCTCATTATTTATTACCAATTTGGAAGGCGCGTTATTTATTGCAGAAACGCAAAAGGATGCAACAATCATTACAAAAACAGCTCAACAATTTATGAAGTTGCTTCATTAA